A single window of Synechococcus sp. CBW1004 DNA harbors:
- a CDS encoding IS5 family transposase translates to MYRRHNNGQISIKEFHLPFGGTLDPENRWVQLEGLMPWDELEQAYAPQFNATIGAPAKSVRMAFGALYIKQKLGLTDEETVHQIRENAYMQFFLGFAGYTAKAPFDASMMVHFRKRFSDEDLRRINELVVQRGKEILLEALAQVADDDDHDDPDSRGGGAQLELDALIKPADWPEGKNWGTLTIDASCTPADITYPRDLRLLSEARTTTERVIDDLCSQSSGFRRHRPRYDRGLARAHFLRVAKQKRPRRRKVKAAIKHQLGYVRQNLKAIDALIGCGARLSELKRHWWQKLLACSELERQQGLLLASQTNSIPDRLVNLVQTHIRPMVRGKARAAVEFGAKISVSVQNGFPFLHRISWNPYNEGEDLIAQAEKYKLDTGSYPERICADRIYITAKNRHFCMRNGIRLSGKRLGRPPKDPDVTTAHKQQLRSDQARRNEVEGVFGYGKRKYSLDLIMVRLPAGAESSISMAFVVMCAEKVLRLLRLFFALLFGWIYSFLMAWSAIRAPAVICKPDF, encoded by the coding sequence ATGTACCGGAGGCACAATAACGGTCAGATCTCAATCAAGGAGTTCCACCTGCCATTTGGCGGCACACTTGATCCCGAGAATCGCTGGGTTCAACTGGAGGGGCTGATGCCATGGGATGAGCTGGAACAAGCCTATGCCCCTCAATTCAACGCCACAATTGGCGCTCCAGCCAAATCAGTGCGGATGGCCTTTGGTGCTCTCTACATCAAACAGAAGTTGGGGTTAACCGACGAAGAGACTGTCCATCAGATCAGAGAGAACGCCTATATGCAGTTCTTTCTCGGCTTTGCGGGTTACACAGCCAAGGCACCGTTTGATGCCTCGATGATGGTGCATTTTCGCAAACGCTTTTCTGACGAGGATCTGCGCCGTATCAATGAGCTGGTGGTGCAGCGCGGCAAAGAGATCCTTCTGGAAGCACTTGCTCAGGTAGCAGACGATGACGACCATGATGATCCTGATTCCAGAGGAGGAGGCGCTCAGCTGGAACTTGATGCGTTGATCAAGCCTGCTGACTGGCCAGAAGGAAAGAATTGGGGCACTCTCACGATTGATGCTAGTTGCACTCCTGCCGACATTACCTATCCCAGAGACCTCAGGCTCCTCAGCGAGGCTCGCACAACGACCGAGCGAGTCATTGATGATCTGTGCAGTCAGTCATCGGGATTCAGGAGACATCGACCTCGCTACGACCGTGGCCTTGCTCGTGCTCATTTCCTGAGAGTGGCGAAGCAAAAACGGCCACGCCGCCGAAAAGTGAAGGCTGCCATTAAACATCAGCTTGGATATGTGCGGCAGAATCTCAAAGCCATTGATGCTCTGATCGGCTGTGGGGCAAGGCTTTCTGAGCTCAAGAGGCATTGGTGGCAGAAGTTGTTGGCCTGCAGCGAGTTGGAGCGGCAGCAGGGCCTTCTGCTCGCCTCTCAGACCAACAGCATTCCAGACCGCCTGGTGAATCTTGTGCAGACCCATATCCGCCCAATGGTGCGAGGCAAAGCACGTGCTGCGGTGGAGTTTGGTGCCAAAATCAGTGTTTCGGTTCAAAACGGCTTTCCGTTCTTGCACCGCATCAGCTGGAACCCCTACAACGAAGGAGAAGACCTGATCGCTCAGGCGGAAAAATACAAGCTGGATACAGGATCTTACCCAGAGCGCATCTGCGCCGACCGGATTTATATCACGGCCAAGAATAGGCATTTCTGCATGAGGAACGGTATTCGCCTCTCCGGCAAGCGATTGGGCCGCCCGCCCAAGGATCCTGATGTCACCACTGCACACAAGCAGCAGCTCCGATCTGATCAAGCTCGACGCAATGAAGTGGAAGGCGTCTTTGGATATGGAAAGCGCAAGTATTCCCTGGATCTGATCATGGTTCGTCTACCAGCTGGTGCCGAATC
- a CDS encoding IS5 family transposase — translation MYRRHNNGQISIKEFHLPFGGTLDPENRWVQLEGLMPWDELEQAYAPQFNATIGAPAKSVRMAFGALYIKQKLGLTDEETVHQIRENAYMQFFLGFAGYTAKAPFDASMMVHFRKRFSDEDLRRINELVVQRGKEILLEALAQVADDDDHDDPDSRGGGAQLELDALIKPADWPEGKNWGTLTIDASCTPADITYPRDLRLLSEARTTTERVIDDLCSQSSGFRRHRPRYDRGLARAHFLRVAKQKRPRRRKVKAAIKHQLGYVRQNLKAIDALIGCGATLSELKRHWWQKLLACSELERQQGLLLASQTNSIPDRLVNLVQTHIRPMVRGKARAAVEFGAKISVSVQNGFPFLHRISWNPYNEGEDLIAQAEKYKLDTGSYPERICADRIYITAKNRHFCMRNGIRLSGKRLGRPPKDPDVTTAHKQQLRSDQARRNEVEGVFGYGKRKYSLDLIMVRLPAGAESSISMAFVVMCAEKVLRLLRLFFALLFGWIYSFLMAWSAIRAPAVICKPDF, via the coding sequence ATGTACCGGAGGCACAATAACGGTCAGATCTCAATCAAGGAGTTCCACCTGCCATTTGGCGGCACACTTGATCCCGAGAATCGCTGGGTTCAACTGGAGGGGCTGATGCCATGGGATGAGCTGGAACAAGCCTATGCCCCTCAATTCAACGCCACAATTGGCGCTCCAGCCAAATCAGTGCGGATGGCCTTTGGTGCTCTCTACATCAAACAGAAGTTGGGGTTAACCGACGAAGAGACTGTCCATCAGATCAGAGAGAACGCCTATATGCAGTTCTTTCTCGGCTTTGCGGGTTACACAGCCAAGGCACCGTTTGATGCCTCGATGATGGTGCATTTTCGCAAACGCTTTTCTGACGAGGATCTGCGCCGTATCAATGAGCTGGTGGTGCAGCGCGGCAAAGAGATCCTTCTGGAAGCACTTGCTCAGGTAGCAGACGATGACGACCATGATGATCCTGATTCCAGAGGAGGAGGCGCTCAGCTGGAACTTGATGCGTTGATCAAGCCTGCTGACTGGCCAGAAGGAAAGAATTGGGGCACTCTCACGATTGATGCTAGTTGCACTCCTGCCGACATTACCTATCCCAGAGACCTCAGGCTCCTCAGCGAGGCTCGCACAACGACCGAGCGAGTCATTGATGATCTGTGCAGTCAGTCATCGGGATTCAGGAGACATCGACCTCGCTACGACCGTGGCCTTGCTCGTGCTCATTTCCTGAGAGTGGCGAAGCAAAAACGGCCACGCCGCCGAAAAGTGAAGGCTGCCATTAAACATCAGCTTGGATATGTGCGGCAGAATCTCAAAGCCATTGATGCTCTGATCGGCTGTGGGGCAACGCTTTCTGAGCTCAAGAGGCATTGGTGGCAGAAGTTGTTGGCCTGCAGCGAGTTGGAGCGGCAGCAGGGCCTTCTGCTCGCCTCTCAGACCAACAGCATTCCAGACCGCCTGGTGAATCTTGTGCAGACCCATATCCGCCCAATGGTGCGAGGCAAAGCACGTGCTGCGGTGGAGTTTGGTGCCAAAATCAGTGTTTCGGTTCAAAACGGCTTTCCGTTCTTGCACCGCATCAGCTGGAACCCCTACAACGAAGGAGAAGACCTGATCGCTCAGGCGGAAAAATACAAGCTGGATACAGGATCTTACCCAGAGCGCATCTGCGCCGACCGGATTTATATCACGGCCAAGAATAGGCATTTCTGCATGAGGAACGGTATTCGCCTCTCCGGCAAGCGATTGGGCCGCCCGCCCAAGGATCCTGATGTCACCACTGCACACAAGCAGCAGCTCCGATCTGATCAAGCTCGACGCAATGAAGTGGAAGGCGTCTTTGGATATGGAAAGCGCAAGTATTCCCTGGATCTGATCATGGTTCGTCTACCAGCTGGTGCCGAATCCTCCATCTCGATGGCCTTTGTCGTGATGTGCGCGGAAAAGGTCTTGAGGCTGCTGCGCCTCTTTTTTGCCCTTCTTTTTGGGTGGATCTACAGCTTTCTTATGGCCTGGTCAGCGATCAGAGCTCCTGCGGTCATCTGCAAGCCAGACTTTTGA
- a CDS encoding IS5 family transposase produces the protein MAAPLQLGFTDYEQTYAKKKTRRQRFLDEMEATVPWDPFLALISPVYHRPSAKGGRPPFPLEVMLRIHLLQQWFTLSDPLMEEMLIDTPCFRRFAGIDMVEDRIPDETTILNFRHLLEENRIAVQILETVNQSLREKGVMLKEGTILDATIINAPSSTKNKTGERDPEMHSVAKGNQWFFGMRCHIGVDAASGLVHSVVSTAANVHELNTAPDRVHGEERVIYGDSGHIGIEKREAFKDCEAEMRIAMKPGQRRVLPDTPEGRLLDLMEAAKAHVRAKVEHPFRIIKCQFGFRKVFYRGIRKNNLKLTMLFALANLWMVRERCPSTA, from the coding sequence ATGGCGGCCCCCCTCCAGTTGGGTTTCACGGACTACGAGCAGACCTACGCCAAGAAGAAAACGCGCCGGCAGCGCTTCCTCGATGAGATGGAAGCCACAGTGCCCTGGGATCCTTTCCTGGCCTTGATTTCGCCTGTGTACCACAGGCCTTCTGCCAAGGGCGGGCGCCCACCGTTTCCGCTGGAGGTGATGCTGCGCATCCACCTGCTGCAGCAGTGGTTCACGCTTTCCGATCCCTTGATGGAGGAGATGCTGATCGATACCCCCTGCTTCCGCCGCTTTGCTGGGATCGACATGGTTGAGGACCGGATCCCTGACGAGACGACGATCCTGAACTTCCGCCACCTCCTGGAAGAGAATCGGATAGCAGTGCAGATCCTGGAGACGGTGAACCAGAGCCTGCGGGAGAAGGGCGTGATGCTTAAGGAGGGTACGATCCTCGATGCCACAATCATCAACGCTCCCAGTTCAACCAAGAACAAGACGGGCGAGCGGGATCCTGAAATGCACTCGGTGGCCAAAGGCAACCAGTGGTTCTTTGGGATGCGGTGCCACATCGGTGTGGATGCAGCCTCGGGTCTGGTCCATTCCGTGGTGAGCACGGCTGCCAACGTCCATGAGCTGAACACGGCACCCGATCGCGTCCATGGCGAGGAACGCGTGATCTACGGCGACTCTGGCCACATCGGCATCGAAAAGCGTGAGGCGTTCAAGGACTGCGAAGCAGAGATGCGCATCGCCATGAAGCCCGGACAGCGCCGAGTTCTACCGGACACCCCAGAGGGAAGACTGCTGGATCTGATGGAGGCGGCGAAAGCACATGTCAGGGCAAAGGTGGAGCATCCATTTCGGATCATCAAGTGCCAGTTTGGATTTCGGAAGGTCTTCTACCGAGGCATCCGCAAGAACAACCTCAAGCTGACGATGCTGTTTGCCCTCGCCAATCTCTGGATGGTGCGCGAACGTTGTCCTTCTACAGCGTAA
- a CDS encoding type II toxin-antitoxin system HicA family toxin encodes MKRKNQRTLELIFSRPASGSLPWRDIEALFQELGGDVSERAGSRVAVVLFGEVRVFHRPHPSPDTDKGAIASIRKWFQEHGVTP; translated from the coding sequence ATGAAGCGGAAGAACCAGCGCACCCTTGAGCTGATCTTCTCCCGTCCCGCAAGCGGCAGCCTGCCGTGGAGGGACATCGAGGCCCTGTTTCAGGAGCTTGGTGGGGATGTCAGTGAGAGGGCAGGCAGCCGAGTTGCGGTCGTTCTGTTTGGCGAAGTCAGGGTCTTCCACAGGCCCCACCCATCGCCCGATACAGACAAGGGTGCTATTGCTTCGATCCGCAAATGGTTTCAAGAACACGGAGTGACACCATGA
- a CDS encoding type II toxin-antitoxin system HicB family antitoxin, with translation MNLMNVDGYHAKIDYVEETDQFRGEILGLSGGADFYGASPEELRREFKKSLDVFLEVCKEQGIEPRRHYSGKFNLRIPPELHEKLAMTAEAQGKSLNSLAQEALQRSVSE, from the coding sequence ATGAATCTCATGAATGTGGATGGCTACCACGCCAAAATTGACTACGTCGAGGAGACGGATCAGTTCCGCGGGGAAATTCTTGGGCTTTCTGGAGGGGCGGACTTTTATGGGGCCAGTCCTGAGGAGCTTCGCCGAGAATTCAAAAAGTCATTGGACGTCTTTCTTGAGGTATGCAAGGAGCAAGGAATCGAGCCTCGTAGACACTATTCAGGCAAGTTCAATCTTCGGATTCCGCCTGAACTCCATGAGAAATTGGCGATGACTGCTGAGGCGCAGGGAAAGAGTCTCAATTCGCTTGCCCAGGAAGCACTTCAGAGAAGTGTCTCAGAGTAG
- a CDS encoding GIY-YIG nuclease family protein produces the protein MGGFVCLVRNEDLCKTGHADDLQRPLKELKSTEAIAHLGSTETRNLESSLRRRYANKRIPQAEYFRLSKNEVEGAVQILNGNAGLLGEARQSQIPLKRDFPRFRRPNSIGALSEAKRIFKRVSFYRQGHLICVSRYPDSSFGSVGTSEWDFGVLLEWRLEVLPKGEGRRHLKMVSIHQHSISDMVSKFG, from the coding sequence ATGGGAGGCTTTGTTTGTCTAGTCAGGAATGAAGACCTCTGTAAGACTGGGCATGCTGATGACCTTCAAAGGCCATTAAAAGAGCTGAAGTCAACCGAGGCAATCGCGCACTTAGGATCCACAGAGACTCGGAATCTTGAGTCATCTCTACGAAGGCGATATGCTAACAAGCGAATACCTCAGGCTGAGTACTTCAGGCTATCCAAGAATGAAGTTGAAGGGGCTGTCCAAATACTTAACGGAAATGCCGGATTATTGGGAGAGGCGCGCCAAAGTCAAATCCCCTTGAAGAGAGATTTCCCACGATTCAGACGTCCAAACTCGATTGGTGCACTTTCTGAAGCCAAAAGGATCTTCAAAAGGGTCTCATTCTATCGCCAAGGCCACTTGATCTGCGTTTCCCGCTATCCAGATTCTTCTTTTGGTTCTGTCGGTACTTCAGAATGGGACTTTGGCGTATTGCTTGAGTGGCGCTTAGAGGTATTGCCCAAGGGCGAAGGTAGAAGGCATCTAAAAATGGTATCAATTCATCAGCATAGTATCAGTGATATGGTCAGCAAGTTCGGCTAG
- a CDS encoding chloride channel protein has protein sequence MLTHVGGLAVGVESPSVALGASLLLALHRRLSGFRPLASLSPRLVAVIGGAAGLGAAFRSPLLAVAYGLEELGQASGLPLVLPALLLAGSGTLLATTMGQPARLPGLDLGPLPPQVWGWAALLTLVGAAGGALLVRLLLPVAAVVKRLLTRQRLVGALLLAGGLTLLALVSGGLSLNDGSLSLRAALSGEAVGSPLLWLWRLLASVLSLALGAPGGLMHDSMTLGALLISPLQGLEGLGPTALAQLAAVGATALFAAAHGCPLFCASFVFTLQCDPGLLPLLLLVSAVAAALGERWRGEGWNEHQLQGLLDQTPGAAPSSR, from the coding sequence TTGCTCACCCACGTCGGCGGGCTGGCGGTGGGCGTGGAGTCCCCCTCGGTGGCGCTCGGAGCATCTCTGCTGCTGGCGCTCCACAGGCGTCTGAGCGGGTTTCGACCCCTCGCCTCCCTCTCCCCCCGTCTTGTGGCCGTGATCGGTGGCGCCGCGGGGCTGGGGGCGGCGTTCCGTTCGCCCCTGCTGGCGGTCGCCTACGGGCTGGAGGAGCTGGGCCAAGCCAGTGGCCTGCCGCTCGTGCTGCCGGCGCTGCTGCTGGCGGGCAGCGGCACCCTGCTGGCCACCACCATGGGCCAGCCGGCCCGCTTGCCCGGCCTGGATCTCGGGCCGCTGCCGCCCCAGGTGTGGGGCTGGGCCGCCCTGCTCACGCTGGTGGGTGCCGCCGGCGGTGCCCTGTTGGTGCGCCTGCTTCTGCCGGTGGCGGCTGTGGTGAAGCGCCTGCTGACCCGTCAGCGGCTGGTGGGCGCCCTTCTCCTGGCGGGCGGCCTCACCCTGCTGGCCCTGGTCAGCGGCGGCCTCAGCCTCAATGACGGCTCCCTCTCGCTGCGGGCGGCCCTGTCCGGCGAGGCCGTGGGCTCGCCGCTCCTCTGGCTCTGGCGGCTGCTGGCGAGCGTGCTCAGCCTGGCGCTGGGTGCCCCGGGCGGCCTGATGCACGACAGCATGACCCTCGGTGCCCTGCTGATCAGCCCCCTGCAGGGCCTTGAGGGTCTCGGGCCCACCGCCCTGGCCCAGCTGGCAGCCGTGGGTGCCACCGCCCTCTTCGCCGCTGCCCACGGCTGCCCCCTGTTCTGCGCGTCCTTCGTGTTCACCCTGCAGTGCGATCCGGGCCTGCTGCCGCTGCTGCTGCTGGTGAGTGCGGTGGCCGCTGCCCTGGGCGAGCGCTGGCGCGGCGAGGGCTGGAATGAGCACCAGCTGCAGGGCCTGCTGGATCAGACGCCGGGCGCCGCCCCGTCAAGTCGGTGA
- a CDS encoding substrate-binding domain-containing protein has translation MQVQPRSPRRHGLRTRLALLLLLPLTATLPAQAAPQPLRFVLIPKVSHPWYEAVRQGAEQAGRMIQQQSGRSVRIDYQPPTTAQVSQQAQLLEAAIRSKADGITIDLLDGEGLRPLLQQARSAGIALTVFDSEAPAHLAITSIGNDFCKQAQIASQRLVDLLGGKGQVAIMHGVPTAPNHAIRVACHQQLFARHPGIQVVATPADDDNIATAERQALSTMRRFPALKGWVVADAGGAIGVARAVQALGRQGTVQVVGLDDLPELLQQIKGGVVDSTAATRPAAQGYWSVLSLWQQRLGAPTLEHIDTGISVQGGGASPR, from the coding sequence ATGCAGGTGCAACCCAGGTCTCCGCGCCGACATGGCCTCCGCACCCGGCTGGCACTCCTGCTGCTGTTGCCCCTGACGGCCACCCTTCCAGCCCAGGCCGCCCCGCAGCCGCTGCGGTTCGTGCTGATCCCCAAGGTCAGCCACCCCTGGTACGAGGCGGTGCGCCAGGGCGCCGAGCAGGCCGGCCGCATGATCCAGCAGCAGAGCGGCCGGTCGGTGCGGATCGACTACCAGCCACCGACCACGGCGCAGGTCAGCCAGCAGGCCCAGCTGCTCGAAGCGGCGATCCGATCGAAGGCCGATGGGATCACGATCGACCTGCTTGATGGCGAAGGACTGCGGCCGCTTCTGCAGCAAGCCCGCAGCGCCGGCATCGCCCTGACGGTGTTCGATTCGGAGGCACCGGCCCATCTGGCGATCACCAGCATCGGCAACGACTTCTGCAAGCAGGCCCAGATCGCCTCGCAGCGGCTGGTGGATCTGCTGGGCGGCAAGGGCCAGGTGGCGATCATGCACGGTGTGCCGACGGCGCCCAATCACGCCATCCGGGTCGCCTGCCATCAGCAGCTGTTCGCGCGCCATCCCGGCATTCAGGTGGTGGCCACTCCCGCCGATGACGACAACATCGCCACCGCCGAACGACAGGCCCTGAGCACGATGCGGCGCTTCCCGGCCCTGAAGGGCTGGGTGGTGGCCGATGCCGGCGGCGCCATCGGCGTGGCGCGGGCGGTGCAGGCGCTGGGCCGCCAGGGAACGGTACAGGTGGTGGGCCTCGACGACCTGCCTGAGCTGCTGCAGCAGATCAAGGGCGGCGTGGTGGATTCCACCGCGGCCACCCGACCGGCGGCCCAGGGCTACTGGTCGGTGCTGTCGCTGTGGCAGCAGCGCCTGGGTGCCCCGACGCTCGAGCACATCGACACGGGCATCAGCGTGCAGGGAGGGGGTGCCAGCCCACGCTGA
- a CDS encoding alpha/beta family hydrolase gives MGGPVSEAGPRRIDSPVEVAASGAEASPRLIDGPADAPATLLLAHGAGAPMDSPFMAAIATGLAERGWRVVRFEFPYMARARLTGRRAGPDRLPKLLEAFRQQVALEGNARPLILGGKSMGGRVASLLLDELASADTAASDHLTGHPIGMDPITDSPIAGSLIAGSGIAGSRIADSRIAGGLCLGYPFHPPGRPEQLRTEHLQTLRTETLILQGERDPFGRREEVEGYALSPRVHIQWLPHGDHSFTPTRRSGLSEADNWNAAVAHADRFCRERLSPCSDKA, from the coding sequence ATGGGCGGTCCCGTCAGCGAGGCCGGCCCGCGCCGGATCGACAGCCCGGTGGAGGTCGCGGCCAGCGGCGCCGAGGCCTCCCCCCGGCTGATCGATGGCCCTGCGGACGCACCGGCCACCCTGCTGCTGGCCCATGGCGCCGGCGCGCCGATGGACAGCCCCTTCATGGCGGCGATCGCCACCGGGCTGGCCGAGCGGGGCTGGCGGGTGGTGCGCTTCGAGTTTCCCTACATGGCCCGCGCCCGGCTCACGGGCCGGCGTGCCGGGCCCGACCGACTGCCGAAGCTGCTGGAGGCCTTCCGCCAGCAGGTGGCGCTGGAGGGGAACGCCCGCCCCCTGATCCTGGGGGGCAAGTCGATGGGAGGCCGGGTCGCCAGCCTGCTGCTCGATGAACTGGCCAGCGCCGACACGGCTGCCAGCGATCACCTCACAGGCCATCCCATCGGCATGGATCCCATCACAGACAGTCCCATCGCAGGCAGTCTCATCGCAGGCAGTGGCATCGCAGGGAGCCGCATCGCAGACAGTCGCATCGCCGGGGGGCTCTGCCTGGGATACCCCTTCCATCCGCCCGGCCGGCCGGAGCAGCTGCGCACCGAGCACCTGCAGACCCTGCGGACCGAGACGCTGATCCTGCAGGGGGAGCGGGATCCCTTCGGGCGACGGGAGGAGGTGGAGGGCTATGCCCTGTCGCCCCGGGTGCACATCCAGTGGCTGCCCCACGGCGACCACAGCTTCACCCCCACCCGCCGATCCGGACTGAGCGAAGCGGACAACTGGAACGCCGCCGTGGCACACGCCGACCGCTTCTGCCGCGAGCGCCTCTCCCCCTGCAGCGACAAGGCCTGA
- a CDS encoding DUF427 domain-containing protein, with protein MQASWNGSVIAESDDIVSVEGNAYFPPEALRSECFQPSSHRTVCGWKGEAHYYNVVVDGQVNANAAWFYPDPKPAADEIRGRVAFWKGVKVSAG; from the coding sequence ATGCAGGCGAGCTGGAACGGCAGCGTGATTGCCGAGAGCGACGACATCGTCAGCGTGGAGGGCAACGCCTATTTCCCACCTGAGGCCCTGCGCAGCGAGTGCTTCCAGCCCTCCAGCCACCGCACGGTCTGCGGCTGGAAGGGTGAGGCGCACTACTACAACGTGGTCGTGGACGGCCAGGTGAACGCCAACGCCGCCTGGTTCTATCCCGACCCCAAGCCCGCCGCCGACGAGATCCGCGGCCGCGTGGCCTTCTGGAAGGGAGTGAAGGTGTCCGCCGGCTGA
- a CDS encoding WbuC family cupin fold metalloprotein yields the protein MAVAGNCDSFSVSATPAAAQAMRITIVGCGDVGTALARHWSRDPSLTLTLTTTREQRRAELEPLAERVAVLRASDRDALRDALAEAEVAVFTLAPGGDRPVDEDTYAATYRAGFEALQAVLPDLPQLRQIIYTGSCSVVGDAGGAWVDEDTPTCPRDGHGRVLLESEQLLADCRAPGRTVCILRLGALYGPGRELAPRFRRLAGTTRPGTGRHHSHWIHRDDVVGAIAMAVQQRWDGVIHLVDDRPLPVAELLERACEACGEEPVRWDPTAGTGQAPADRRIRNTRLHQLGYRLLHPEVRMPKLQRLDTLLFERVAERARQAPRLRMNHNLHAEPDAVQRFLNVLQPGTYVRPHRHRRSEPGAGFECFLVLQGEVGLLVLDERGLVLQQERLAAEGPVRGLELAEGQFHTLVALRPDTVMFELKQGPYIPANDKDVLAGFPLEGTPEAEAQEAQWRALFGIRP from the coding sequence ATGGCGGTCGCTGGCAACTGCGACAGCTTTAGCGTCAGCGCCACTCCGGCGGCGGCGCAGGCGATGCGGATCACGATCGTGGGCTGCGGTGATGTGGGCACCGCCCTGGCCCGCCACTGGAGCCGCGACCCTTCCCTGACGCTCACCCTCACCACCACCCGTGAGCAGCGACGCGCCGAGCTGGAGCCCCTGGCGGAGCGGGTGGCGGTGCTGCGCGCCAGCGACCGGGACGCCCTGCGCGATGCCCTGGCGGAGGCCGAGGTGGCCGTGTTCACCCTGGCCCCCGGAGGTGATCGCCCGGTGGATGAAGACACCTACGCCGCCACCTACCGCGCCGGCTTCGAGGCGCTGCAGGCGGTGCTGCCGGACCTGCCGCAGCTCCGCCAGATCATCTACACGGGCAGCTGTTCGGTGGTCGGCGATGCCGGCGGCGCCTGGGTGGATGAGGACACCCCCACCTGCCCGCGTGATGGCCACGGCCGCGTGCTGCTCGAGAGCGAGCAGCTGCTGGCGGACTGCCGCGCTCCGGGCAGGACGGTGTGCATCCTCCGCCTCGGGGCCCTATACGGACCCGGCCGCGAGCTGGCGCCGCGCTTCCGGCGGCTGGCCGGCACCACCCGACCGGGCACGGGACGCCATCACAGCCACTGGATCCACCGCGACGACGTGGTGGGCGCCATCGCCATGGCCGTCCAGCAACGCTGGGACGGGGTGATCCACCTGGTGGACGACCGGCCGCTGCCGGTGGCGGAGCTGCTGGAGCGGGCCTGCGAGGCCTGCGGCGAGGAGCCAGTGCGCTGGGATCCCACGGCCGGGACGGGACAGGCCCCGGCGGACCGGCGCATCCGCAACACCCGCCTGCATCAGCTGGGTTACCGGCTCCTGCATCCGGAGGTGCGCATGCCGAAGCTGCAGCGCCTCGACACGCTGCTGTTCGAACGGGTGGCGGAGCGGGCCCGCCAGGCACCGCGCCTGCGCATGAACCACAACCTGCACGCCGAACCGGACGCGGTGCAGCGCTTTCTGAACGTGCTGCAGCCGGGCACCTACGTGCGGCCTCACCGGCATCGCCGCAGCGAGCCCGGCGCCGGCTTCGAGTGCTTCCTGGTGCTGCAGGGGGAGGTGGGCCTGCTGGTGCTCGATGAGCGCGGCCTGGTGCTGCAGCAGGAGCGGCTGGCAGCGGAGGGGCCCGTGCGCGGCCTCGAGCTGGCGGAAGGCCAGTTCCACACCCTGGTGGCGCTGCGGCCGGACACGGTGATGTTCGAGCTCAAGCAGGGGCCCTACATCCCTGCGAACGACAAGGACGTCCTGGCGGGATTCCCGCTGGAGGGAACCCCGGAAGCGGAGGCCCAGGAGGCGCAGTGGCGGGCGCTGTTCGGCATCCGGCCCTGA
- a CDS encoding class I SAM-dependent methyltransferase — protein sequence MTSLDFDGDYGRTYARTIRNSIPAYDALLEIATAALAANGTAASSALVVGPGLGEELPGMFAALPEATFTLLEPSEQMARGCAAVIDREGAGDRCRLLALRLEEAGPLEGDPFDVVVCHHVLHLMHPEQQRQALGQLCARVKAGGLLLLSSYSEPADAETCDRMLAIGQSRLRQLGMAEETLRQFMAGRNTLVFSLDQSLLVEELAAAGLEPPLPLLQALGSRMWLSRRP from the coding sequence ATGACCTCCCTGGACTTCGACGGCGACTACGGCCGCACCTACGCCCGCACGATCCGCAACTCGATCCCCGCCTACGACGCCCTCCTGGAGATCGCCACCGCCGCTCTGGCGGCCAACGGCACCGCGGCCTCCTCGGCGCTGGTGGTGGGGCCGGGCCTGGGAGAGGAGCTGCCCGGCATGTTCGCCGCCCTTCCCGAAGCGACGTTCACCCTGCTGGAGCCCAGTGAACAGATGGCGCGGGGCTGCGCCGCGGTGATCGACAGGGAGGGCGCCGGCGATCGCTGCCGCCTGCTGGCCCTGCGCCTGGAGGAGGCGGGCCCGCTGGAGGGGGACCCGTTCGACGTGGTGGTCTGCCACCACGTGCTGCACCTGATGCATCCCGAGCAGCAGCGCCAGGCTCTCGGGCAGCTGTGCGCCCGGGTGAAGGCCGGCGGCCTGCTGCTGCTGAGCAGCTACAGCGAACCGGCCGACGCCGAGACCTGCGACCGGATGCTGGCGATCGGCCAGAGCCGCCTGCGGCAGCTGGGCATGGCGGAGGAGACGCTGCGCCAGTTCATGGCAGGCCGCAACACCCTGGTCTTCTCGCTGGATCAGTCCCTGCTGGTCGAGGAGCTGGCCGCCGCCGGTCTGGAGCCGCCGCTGCCGCTGCTGCAGGCCCTCGGCAGCCGGATGTGGCTCAGCCGCCGGCCCTGA